The genome window ACTTTTCTAGCAATATTTTTAGAACGGAAAATATGATAATCATTCGTTACAATCAATACTTTAATTTTTCGATTTTTTTCATTATTATTTAGAACATTTTTACTATTTTCAATATTTTTTATCTTCTCAAGGCCAAATCTAAAATTCTCAACAGTATTCTTGGATTTATCTTCTAAAACTATTCTATCTGCACTAATTCCATTTTTCAAAAGTTCCCTTTTTATCGCCAATCCTTCTGCAACACCTTCATTTTTCCCTTGTCCACCAGTCGCAATAACCTTAACTTCTGGATTTTTTTTTAAATACTCCGTTGCAGCCTTTATTCTTTCCATAAGTGATTTAGTCGGATTTTCTCCTTGTACTCTTGCTCCCAGTATTATTACATAATCTACTTTTTTATTTTCATTTACGGCTTTTCTATCGGTTGTATATTCTTTTATTATAAAATATTGCACAAAGCAAAATAAAAAAACAAATAAGATAATAGAAATTTTTATTATTGTTATAATCGTATTCTTCATAAATTCTCGATTTTAAAAGTATCCTTTCTTAAAATAAAGGCTGTTCCATTTCTGAAACAACCACTATAAAATAATTATTCTTTCACGATAGCTGTAAAATCACTATAGTCCTGAACTTTAAAAACTCTTTTAAATATTTTATTATATTTTACAATAATTGTCAATTTTTTGTTTTTATTTTTTAATTGACATTTTGTACAAAAAGAACTATAATAAATTGTACAAAAACTATAAAGGAGTGATAAATATGTTAGCTGTAAGTTTTTCAACAATGAGAAGTAATTTAAAAAGTTATTGTGATAAAGCAGTGAAAGAAAATGAAGATGTAATTGTAACAAGAAAAAATGAAGAAAATGTAGTTTTAATAAATCTTGAAAAATATAATCAATTTTTGAAAGCAGTCCAAAATGCTGAATATCTTGCAAAAATAGATAGAGGATTTTCTCAGATGAAAAGTGGAAAAGGACAAGTTCATGATTTAATCGAGGTCGATGATGAATAAATTATGGACTGATGATGGCTGGGCAGATTATTTATATTGGCAATCTCAAGATAAAAAAACTTTAAAAAGAATTAACGAACTCATAAAAGATATTGAAAGAAATGGGGCATTGAATGGAATAGGCAAACCTGAAGCTTTGAAATATAGAAAAGGATTTAGTCGAAGAATTGACGAAACTAACAGGCTTGTCTATGCCATTGATGAAAATGGGGTTTTATGGATAATTTCTTGTAGAGGACATTATTAAAATTTTAATTTTTTACAATAAATTAAAAAGAGTGACACTTAATCCACTCTTTATTTTTTACACAAATATTTTAATTTACTGATTTTCAAATCCACCCGTATAAAGCTGATAATAAGTTCCTTTTTGTGCAATCAGTTCATCGTGATTTCCGCGCTCGATAATTCTTCCTTGATCAAGTACCATTATTACATCGGAATTTTTGATAGTTGAAAGTCTGTGGGCGATTACAAACACTGTTCTTCCCACCATCAACTTATCCATTCCTTCCTGCACGATTTTTTCTGTTCTTGTATCAATGCTTGAAGTTGCTTCATCCAGAATTAAGACTGGCGGGTCAGCGATTGCTGCTCTTGCTATTGACAATAATTGCCGCTGCCCTTGTGAAAGGCTGGAACCGTCACCGCTTAAGTAAGTGTCGTAGCCTTGTGGCAAGTGTTTTATAAAATGGTCAGCATTGGCAAGTTTTGCAGCTGCATACACTTCTTCATCTGTTGCATCAAGTTTTCCATATCTAATGTTGTCGGCAACTGTTCCAGAAAATAAGTGTGTGTCCTGTAATACAATTCCAAGCGATTCTCTTAAATCCTGTTTTTTTATTTTTTCAATGTTAATTCCATCATATCGGATTTTTCCGGAGTTAATATCGTAAAATCTGTTAATTAAGTTTGTAATTGTAGTTTTCCCAGCTCCTGTTGCACCAACGAAGGCAATTTTTTCTCCCAGCTTTGCATAAAGATTAATATTATGAAGTATTGTCTTTTCATCATTGTATCCAAATGTTACATCTTCAAAAACAACATCTCCCATTAGTCTTTCATAAGAAATCGTTCCATCAGAATGCGGATATTTCCAAGCCCATGCACCTGTGTGCTTCTCAGTTTCTGTAATATTTCCATTTTCATCAATATTTGCGTTTACAAGAGTTACATAGCCGTTATCTTGTTCAGGTGTCTGATCTAACAGGCTAAATACTCTTTGAGCTCCAGCCGATGCCAATATTACTGACGTTAATTGCTGTGCAATTTGTGAAACAGGCTGGTTTATTACTTTTATAAACTGCAAGAACGATACAAGTCCTCCGATTGTAAAGCCTGCAATATTATTAAACACAATTATTGAGCCAAGAACTGCTGTAAGTACAAAGTTTATATTTCCAAGATTTCCAACAGCAGGACCTAAAATATTTGCAAATTTCATAGCATTGTTCGCTCTATTAAATAGTGCCGTATTCAGCTTATTAAAACGTTCATCAGCTTTTTTCTCGTATGAAAATACTTTTACAACTTTCAATCCTTCTATCATTTCTTCCACATATCCATTAACAATCCCGATATTTCTTTGTTGAGCAGTATAGTTTTTTGAACTTTTTGAAGAAATAGTTTTTGTTGTAATAATCATAATAATAATCATTATTACTACGAAAATTGCTAGTGGAATATTTAATATAAACATTGAAATAAGAACACTTACAATTGTAATAATTGAAGATATTACTTGTGACAGGCTTTCAGCCATCATATTTCTTAAAGCGTCAATATCACTTGAATAAACACTCATTATATCTCCATGTGCATTTGTATCAAAATATTTTATGGGAAGCGACTCCATATGTATAAATACATCATCTCTTAATTTTTTTAATGTTCCCTGTGCAGCATAAATCATAAATATTTCATAAATATATGTACAAATTACTGATGCACCATATACAACTGCCATTTTTAAAATTAGGTTCACAAGCTCTTTGATAAAGTTAGGATTATTTTTACCAATGTTAGGAATAATGATTCCATCAATCAATTCTTTTGAATACATTGTCCCAATAACCATTCCAAATGAACTCAAGCAAATAAATACAATAACAAATAGCGTCTGTATTTTATAATGCTTAAACATATATCCTAATAATCGGATTAATCCTTTTATCTGATTTCGTGATTGCGAATTTTCAGCTTTTTTATTTTTACTCATTATTTGTCACTCCCTTCTGTCTGGGATTCATAAACTTCACGATATACTTTACTTGTTTTAAGTAATTCATCGTGTGTCCCTACTGCTGTTATAACTCCGTCTTCCAGAACCAATATCTTATCAGAATCTTTTATTGATGATACTCTTTGTCCGATAATAATTTTTGTAATGTGCGGTAATTCATTTTTAAATGCTTCTCTTATTAGTTTGTCTGTCTTTGTGTCAACTGCACTTGTAGAATCATCTAAAATTAATATTTTGGGAGATTTTAGCAAGGCTCTGGCTATACAAAGCCTTTGTCTTTGACCTCCAGATACGTTTGCTCCTCCACGTTCAATACGGGTATCATATTTTTTAGGAAATTTCTGAATGAATTCATCAGCCTGTGCCAATTTACAGGCATGTTCCATTTCCTCATCGGTTGCATTTTCATTTCCCCAACGTAAATTATCCTTTATAGTTCCTGAAAACAGCACATTTTTTTGAAGAACCATCGCTACATTGTCTCTAAGCGTCTTTATATCATAATCCTTTACATTTACTCCGCCAACCAAAAGTTCTCCATCCAGAACATCGTATAGTCTTGGAATTAACTGAACAAGAGCTGATTTTGCACTTCCAGTTCCCCCAATAATTCCAATAGTTTCTCCAGACTTTATTTCTAGATTTATTTTTGTCAAATTCAGCACATCAGGATTATTACTGTAACTGAAATCCACGTTTTTAAACACTATTGAACCATCTTTCACCTCTGTTATCCCATTTTCAGGATTTTTAATACTTGGCTCTTCATCTAGAACCATCACAATTCTATCTCCAGATGCTCTTGAAAACACAATATTTACAAGCATCATTGCAAGCATAAGAAGACTCATAAGAATATTGGTTGTATAAGCAAAAAGGCTTGTAAGCTGTCCTGTCGTCAGCTCATTTACAACAATCATCTTTGCTCCAAACCATGAAAGCAGTAAAATAC of Leptotrichia hongkongensis contains these proteins:
- a CDS encoding YdcF family protein, encoding MKNTIITIIKISIILFVFLFCFVQYFIIKEYTTDRKAVNENKKVDYVIILGARVQGENPTKSLMERIKAATEYLKKNPEVKVIATGGQGKNEGVAEGLAIKRELLKNGISADRIVLEDKSKNTVENFRFGLEKIKNIENSKNVLNNNEKNRKIKVLIVTNDYHIFRSKNIARKVGFNNENYEIYGLPAKTPLISIPKSYFREFLSNINYFIFQSGNQLKVK
- a CDS encoding type II toxin-antitoxin system Phd/YefM family antitoxin: MLAVSFSTMRSNLKSYCDKAVKENEDVIVTRKNEENVVLINLEKYNQFLKAVQNAEYLAKIDRGFSQMKSGKGQVHDLIEVDDE
- a CDS encoding Txe/YoeB family addiction module toxin — translated: MMNKLWTDDGWADYLYWQSQDKKTLKRINELIKDIERNGALNGIGKPEALKYRKGFSRRIDETNRLVYAIDENGVLWIISCRGHY
- a CDS encoding ABC transporter ATP-binding protein; protein product: MSKNKKAENSQSRNQIKGLIRLLGYMFKHYKIQTLFVIVFICLSSFGMVIGTMYSKELIDGIIIPNIGKNNPNFIKELVNLILKMAVVYGASVICTYIYEIFMIYAAQGTLKKLRDDVFIHMESLPIKYFDTNAHGDIMSVYSSDIDALRNMMAESLSQVISSIITIVSVLISMFILNIPLAIFVVIMIIIMIITTKTISSKSSKNYTAQQRNIGIVNGYVEEMIEGLKVVKVFSYEKKADERFNKLNTALFNRANNAMKFANILGPAVGNLGNINFVLTAVLGSIIVFNNIAGFTIGGLVSFLQFIKVINQPVSQIAQQLTSVILASAGAQRVFSLLDQTPEQDNGYVTLVNANIDENGNITETEKHTGAWAWKYPHSDGTISYERLMGDVVFEDVTFGYNDEKTILHNINLYAKLGEKIAFVGATGAGKTTITNLINRFYDINSGKIRYDGINIEKIKKQDLRESLGIVLQDTHLFSGTVADNIRYGKLDATDEEVYAAAKLANADHFIKHLPQGYDTYLSGDGSSLSQGQRQLLSIARAAIADPPVLILDEATSSIDTRTEKIVQEGMDKLMVGRTVFVIAHRLSTIKNSDVIMVLDQGRIIERGNHDELIAQKGTYYQLYTGGFENQ
- a CDS encoding ABC transporter ATP-binding protein, with translation MLKKIFSRLGEYKRSALISPIFIGIEVIFEMLIPTLMAVIIDSGLNGNDGKGDMKFIVIMGLATFGVAMLSLLCGIQASKYASYASAGFAKNLRKDLFSKIQSFSFTNIDKFSTAGLITRFTTDVNNIQNSFQMLIRGFVRAPLMMCVAIFMSFMISPKLSMIFIVAVLFLGSFLVFVIFKVHPIFTAAIKKYDDINSSLQENINGIRVVKAYIREKYETNKFKKATENLKNMLLKGERIIIFVSPVMQITVFGCILLLSWFGAKMIVVNELTTGQLTSLFAYTTNILMSLLMLAMMLVNIVFSRASGDRIVMVLDEEPSIKNPENGITEVKDGSIVFKNVDFSYSNNPDVLNLTKINLEIKSGETIGIIGGTGSAKSALVQLIPRLYDVLDGELLVGGVNVKDYDIKTLRDNVAMVLQKNVLFSGTIKDNLRWGNENATDEEMEHACKLAQADEFIQKFPKKYDTRIERGGANVSGGQRQRLCIARALLKSPKILILDDSTSAVDTKTDKLIREAFKNELPHITKIIIGQRVSSIKDSDKILVLEDGVITAVGTHDELLKTSKVYREVYESQTEGSDK